One Paraburkholderia caffeinilytica DNA segment encodes these proteins:
- a CDS encoding MbcA/ParS/Xre antitoxin family protein produces the protein MAHAARATQPEPPIRRPVSEPTLTEMSAAGLRAFFNIARDWDLSAEEQIVLLGSPGRSTYFKWKSAPGTARLGRDTLERLSLLLGIYKALQILLPQPSAADTWIKRPNSAPPFGGRRALDRMLAGNISDLVAVRQYLDAMRGGWA, from the coding sequence ATGGCTCACGCTGCCCGCGCCACCCAGCCCGAACCGCCGATCCGTCGGCCGGTTTCGGAACCCACGCTCACGGAAATGTCGGCGGCGGGCCTGCGCGCGTTCTTCAACATCGCGCGAGACTGGGACTTGAGCGCCGAAGAACAGATCGTGTTGCTTGGCTCGCCAGGCCGCTCCACCTACTTCAAATGGAAATCCGCGCCGGGCACGGCACGTCTGGGGCGCGACACGCTGGAACGCCTGTCGTTGCTGCTCGGCATCTATAAAGCGCTGCAAATCCTGCTGCCGCAACCCAGCGCCGCCGACACCTGGATCAAGCGTCCCAACAGCGCGCCGCCGTTCGGCGGCCGTCGCGCGCTGGACCGCATGCTGGCCGGCAACATCAGCGATCTCGTGGCCGTGCGCCAGTATCTCGACGCGATGCGAGGCGGCTGGGCGTGA
- a CDS encoding RES family NAD+ phosphorylase: MTEPHWQHRWRSAPLDWSPAYRVIPTRFPAVNLFDRVASPEDFDALYALEAMTNDRLRTEVGELDLVPREERRFGPGYGPIMAALTHLNPLGSRFSDGTYGVFYCARSRATAIAETRYHTGKFLEATAEPPMRQQMRLYTVVAQGNVVDIRDDASLDLAVLSPDDYVAGQSLGRAVREAGAPGIVYPSVRDDEGECLAAFRTMLLRDCHHAAYLEYNWNGSSIDIVFELNQVG; encoded by the coding sequence GTGACAGAACCGCATTGGCAGCACCGCTGGCGCAGCGCGCCGCTCGACTGGTCGCCCGCGTATCGCGTGATTCCTACGCGCTTTCCGGCCGTCAATCTGTTCGACCGGGTTGCATCGCCGGAAGATTTCGACGCCCTCTACGCGCTCGAGGCGATGACCAACGACCGCCTGCGCACCGAAGTCGGCGAACTCGATCTCGTACCACGCGAAGAGCGCCGTTTCGGTCCGGGATATGGGCCGATCATGGCCGCGTTGACACACCTGAATCCGCTCGGCAGCCGCTTCTCGGACGGCACGTACGGCGTGTTCTATTGCGCCCGTTCGCGTGCCACGGCAATCGCGGAGACGCGCTATCACACGGGGAAATTTCTGGAGGCGACCGCCGAGCCGCCCATGCGGCAGCAAATGCGGCTCTATACCGTGGTGGCGCAAGGCAACGTGGTCGACATCCGCGACGACGCATCGCTCGATCTCGCGGTGCTGTCGCCCGACGACTATGTCGCCGGACAATCGCTCGGCCGTGCCGTGCGCGAGGCGGGTGCGCCGGGCATCGTGTACCCGTCGGTGCGGGATGACGAGGGCGAGTGCCTCGCCGCATTCAGAACCATGCTGCTGCGCGACTGCCATCACGCGGCGTATCTGGAATACAACTGGAACGGCAGCAGCATCGATATCGTGTTCGAGCTCAATCAGGTGGGCTGA
- a CDS encoding metallophosphoesterase — MASVLVNSVQHHPANRSGRDFVVGDLHGCVDALRYLLRDIAFDPACDRLFSVGDLVDRGEHSEQALTLLDKPWFHAVLGNHEDTLCAVADGRLRRQWWYGIGGIWAAGLSDERLQHYAEHLRRLPLVRVVGSGKERFNILHAEFFGSDAELDAGNFSAETRQQLLWGRDLALGNGDPQRQHGLSLTYCGHTPMRDIQQIGSQIFIDTGAFGPGGKLTIVEPQALRRWSISVEAARESGAAALALP, encoded by the coding sequence ATGGCTTCCGTACTCGTCAACTCCGTCCAGCATCATCCGGCCAATCGGAGCGGCCGCGACTTTGTCGTGGGCGATTTGCATGGCTGTGTCGATGCGCTGCGCTATCTGCTGCGTGACATCGCGTTCGATCCGGCGTGCGACCGGCTCTTTTCGGTCGGCGATCTGGTGGACCGCGGCGAACACTCCGAGCAGGCTTTAACCCTGCTCGACAAGCCTTGGTTTCACGCGGTGCTCGGCAATCATGAAGACACCTTGTGCGCCGTCGCCGACGGGCGCTTGCGGCGCCAGTGGTGGTACGGAATCGGCGGCATATGGGCGGCGGGCTTGTCCGACGAACGCTTGCAGCACTACGCCGAACATTTGCGGAGGCTGCCACTCGTGCGCGTGGTGGGCAGTGGCAAGGAGCGCTTCAATATTCTGCATGCCGAATTCTTTGGCTCGGACGCCGAACTCGACGCCGGGAATTTCTCCGCCGAAACACGCCAGCAATTGCTGTGGGGGCGGGACCTGGCCTTGGGCAATGGCGATCCGCAGCGGCAGCATGGCCTTTCGCTGACCTATTGCGGGCATACGCCGATGCGCGACATCCAGCAGATCGGCTCACAGATTTTCATCGACACCGGCGCATTTGGGCCCGGCGGCAAGCTGACCATCGTGGAACCACAGGCATTGCGGCGCTGGTCGATTTCGGTCGAGGCGGCGCGGGAGAGCGGCGCGGCGGCGTTGGCCTTGCCGTGA
- a CDS encoding DUF1345 domain-containing protein codes for MLTNYFPQVLRNRPRMLIGLAVGLAAALVLPGHTRSMVRGLVGWDAAVWTYLVLIWVHMALADEGRVRDFARRDDENAGVVLVVICVATVASIAAIVLELASAKGTAGASTAWHYLLTGLTMIGAWFMIPTIFTSHYARLYYDAKAAETPLLFPDHKLQPDYWDFLYFSFTIAVASQTSDVVLRSRTIRRAALAQSILSFYFNVAVLGLCVNIAAGLVGS; via the coding sequence ATGCTCACAAACTATTTTCCACAGGTTCTCCGCAATCGACCACGCATGCTGATCGGTCTCGCTGTCGGTCTTGCGGCCGCGCTGGTGCTGCCCGGACACACGCGTTCCATGGTGCGCGGGCTGGTCGGCTGGGACGCCGCCGTGTGGACCTATCTCGTGCTGATCTGGGTACACATGGCCCTCGCCGACGAAGGCCGGGTCCGTGATTTCGCGCGGCGCGACGACGAGAACGCGGGCGTGGTGCTGGTCGTGATCTGCGTCGCGACGGTCGCCAGTATCGCCGCCATCGTGCTTGAACTCGCTTCGGCGAAGGGCACGGCCGGCGCCTCGACGGCATGGCACTACCTGTTGACAGGCCTCACGATGATCGGCGCCTGGTTCATGATCCCGACCATTTTCACGTCGCACTACGCGCGGCTTTACTACGACGCGAAGGCAGCCGAGACCCCGCTGCTGTTTCCCGACCACAAGCTGCAGCCGGACTATTGGGACTTCCTGTACTTCTCCTTCACCATTGCCGTGGCCTCGCAAACCTCGGACGTGGTGCTGCGCTCCCGTACGATTCGCCGCGCCGCGCTTGCCCAGTCGATTCTGTCGTTCTACTTCAACGTCGCCGTGCTCGGCTTGTGCGTGAACATCGCAGCGGGCCTGGTCGGCTCCTGA
- a CDS encoding maltotransferase domain-containing protein gives MESPNGYAPRIYFFHSLLVGPLDAWPAQFAHAARLGFDHALIGGLFEPGRAGHAQVVGNHGRLHPVFETRQAATEAIRSLAQAAQQNGLTLLVDLVIDRMAADGALYAEQAGWFHPFESEEARLDPRHVHREDNVAYANFNDAASSAALVDWWTQQLLALTGAGVGGFRFDSPHRVPAAVWRQLGDAVRAKHPEVRFLAATPGLARGDLLGLAGAGFDSVFSSVRWWDFRASWMVEEHAALARIAAPIAFPEAPYGTRLSADLGDAHDATIVERAYRRALFVSASTGTGWMMPMGFEYGIAEPMSQTRGDAAQFALACRSKPFDLSERISHANEAVRNTKTLQANGELRPLSGPGAPAAVLLRADTPDLRDAGEAVLIAVNPELGAPLRVDPIRFLKGVPGNFTRFVPLDAPVNAAPAALAPFTLEPGAVRLFRAAADQPIRLAPPIDKANSKRSGHKTVLEAIGAPRVAIESVTPSVDNGRFPAKRTVGERAEITAAIFAEGHDRIAAAVVWRAADETAWHEVPMSPAQPAGLDIWTARIPLERLGRHEFTVIAWRDDFASLVEHIQKKLKAGQTVELELEEAAHLFALVLAEVGTAESAESTTSEPLEHIVKVFTKADPEARLALLLAPATAKAMTAARHRPFLSRDPIVYRIEAERTAAGFASWYELFPRSMSDDESRHGTFADVVTKLPRIREMGFDVLYFPPIHPIGMANRKGRNNTLNAQPGDVGSPYAIGAAEGGHTAVHPELGTLDDFKQMLAAAHAHGLEIALDFAIQCSPDHPWLKAHPTWFAWRPDGTLRYAENPPKKYQDIVNPDFYAHDAKPDLWLALRDVFLFWIEAGVYIFRVDNPHTKPLPFWEWVIDDVRSRYPDTIFLAEAFTRPRMMNRLGKIGFSQSYTYFTWRESKRDFIEYMTELTQTSARDFYRPNFFVNTPDINPRHLQSSGRSGFLIRAALASTLAGSWGVYSGFELCEAAALPNSEEYLDSEKYQLRAWDWNRPGNIVGEISALNRIRRANPALQTHLGLTFLTAHNDNILFFEKATEARDNVIVVAINLDPFNEQGADIELSWDTFNHWNLHDHGALEVTDQMTGARFEWHGRWQHVRLGSDQPFSIWRIAPLGGLPAERADGADNGLHADDAGNPILMEGAT, from the coding sequence ATGGAATCTCCAAACGGGTACGCGCCGCGGATTTATTTTTTTCATTCACTTCTGGTTGGGCCACTCGATGCATGGCCCGCGCAGTTCGCTCACGCAGCCAGACTCGGCTTCGATCACGCGCTGATCGGCGGTCTCTTCGAGCCAGGCCGCGCCGGTCACGCACAGGTGGTCGGCAACCATGGCCGGCTGCATCCGGTGTTCGAGACCCGGCAAGCGGCCACCGAGGCGATCCGCTCGCTTGCCCAAGCCGCCCAGCAGAACGGTTTGACCTTGCTGGTCGACCTGGTGATCGACCGGATGGCAGCCGATGGCGCGCTGTACGCCGAACAGGCCGGCTGGTTCCACCCATTCGAATCTGAAGAGGCGCGACTCGATCCGCGCCACGTGCATCGTGAAGACAACGTCGCGTATGCGAACTTCAACGACGCCGCCAGCAGTGCGGCGCTAGTCGACTGGTGGACGCAGCAACTGCTGGCGCTGACCGGCGCCGGCGTCGGCGGCTTCCGGTTCGATTCGCCGCATCGCGTGCCGGCCGCGGTTTGGCGGCAACTCGGCGACGCGGTTCGCGCGAAGCATCCTGAGGTGCGTTTCCTCGCCGCGACGCCAGGTCTCGCTCGTGGCGATCTGCTCGGCCTCGCAGGCGCGGGCTTCGACAGCGTGTTCTCGTCAGTCCGCTGGTGGGACTTCCGCGCCAGCTGGATGGTGGAAGAGCACGCCGCGCTCGCCCGTATCGCGGCACCCATCGCCTTTCCCGAAGCGCCGTACGGCACCCGTCTCAGCGCCGATCTCGGGGATGCGCACGACGCCACCATCGTCGAGCGGGCCTACCGGCGCGCGCTATTCGTGTCGGCCTCGACCGGCACCGGCTGGATGATGCCGATGGGCTTCGAATACGGCATCGCCGAGCCCATGTCGCAGACACGCGGCGACGCTGCGCAGTTTGCGCTGGCCTGCCGGTCGAAGCCATTCGATCTCTCGGAACGGATCAGCCATGCAAACGAAGCGGTGCGCAATACGAAAACGTTGCAGGCCAACGGCGAATTGCGCCCGCTCAGCGGGCCCGGCGCGCCCGCAGCCGTCTTGCTGCGCGCCGACACGCCCGATCTGCGCGACGCCGGCGAAGCGGTCCTGATCGCCGTCAATCCCGAACTCGGTGCGCCGCTGCGCGTCGATCCAATCCGTTTCCTCAAGGGCGTACCGGGCAACTTCACGCGCTTCGTGCCGCTCGACGCACCTGTGAACGCCGCGCCCGCCGCATTGGCGCCGTTCACGCTCGAACCCGGCGCCGTGCGCCTGTTCCGCGCAGCGGCCGATCAACCGATCCGTCTCGCGCCGCCGATCGACAAGGCGAACAGCAAGCGCAGCGGCCACAAAACCGTGCTCGAAGCGATCGGCGCCCCGCGCGTGGCGATCGAGAGCGTGACACCCTCGGTCGATAACGGGCGCTTCCCCGCCAAGCGCACGGTCGGCGAGCGCGCCGAAATCACCGCCGCGATCTTCGCCGAAGGTCACGACAGGATCGCCGCCGCCGTCGTCTGGCGTGCGGCCGACGAAACCGCGTGGCACGAAGTGCCGATGAGCCCCGCACAGCCTGCCGGCCTCGATATCTGGACAGCGCGCATTCCGCTGGAGCGCCTCGGCCGCCACGAATTCACGGTCATCGCATGGCGCGACGACTTTGCCTCGCTGGTCGAGCATATCCAGAAGAAGCTGAAAGCCGGCCAAACCGTCGAACTCGAGCTCGAGGAAGCCGCGCATCTGTTCGCCCTGGTGCTCGCCGAAGTGGGAACCGCAGAAAGCGCGGAGAGTACGACAAGCGAGCCGCTCGAACATATCGTCAAGGTCTTCACCAAGGCCGATCCGGAAGCCAGGCTCGCGCTGCTGCTGGCGCCCGCCACCGCGAAGGCGATGACCGCCGCCCGGCACCGCCCGTTCCTGAGCCGCGATCCTATCGTCTACAGGATCGAGGCCGAACGCACCGCGGCAGGCTTTGCCAGCTGGTACGAACTCTTCCCGCGTTCGATGAGCGACGACGAATCGCGTCACGGCACCTTCGCTGACGTCGTCACGAAACTGCCGCGCATCCGCGAGATGGGTTTCGACGTGCTGTACTTCCCGCCGATCCACCCGATCGGCATGGCGAACCGCAAAGGCCGCAACAACACGCTGAACGCGCAACCCGGCGATGTCGGCAGCCCGTATGCGATCGGTGCTGCCGAAGGCGGCCACACCGCCGTGCACCCCGAACTTGGCACGCTAGACGACTTCAAGCAGATGCTGGCCGCCGCGCACGCGCACGGCCTCGAAATCGCGCTCGACTTCGCGATCCAATGCTCGCCGGATCACCCGTGGCTGAAGGCGCATCCGACATGGTTCGCCTGGCGTCCCGACGGCACGCTGCGTTACGCGGAAAATCCGCCGAAGAAGTATCAGGACATCGTCAATCCCGACTTCTATGCGCACGACGCCAAACCCGATTTGTGGCTCGCGCTGCGCGACGTGTTCCTGTTCTGGATCGAAGCCGGCGTGTACATTTTCCGTGTCGACAATCCGCACACCAAGCCGCTGCCGTTCTGGGAATGGGTGATCGACGATGTGCGTTCGCGCTATCCCGACACGATCTTCCTCGCCGAAGCCTTCACCCGGCCGCGCATGATGAACCGGCTCGGCAAGATCGGCTTCTCGCAGTCGTACACGTATTTCACCTGGCGCGAGTCGAAGCGCGACTTCATCGAGTACATGACCGAACTCACGCAAACCAGCGCGCGCGATTTCTACCGGCCGAATTTCTTCGTCAATACACCGGACATCAACCCGCGGCATTTGCAGTCGTCGGGGCGCTCGGGCTTTCTGATTCGTGCCGCGTTGGCCTCCACACTGGCCGGTTCGTGGGGCGTGTATAGCGGTTTCGAACTGTGCGAGGCCGCCGCGTTGCCGAACAGCGAGGAATATCTCGACTCCGAGAAGTATCAACTGCGCGCGTGGGACTGGAACCGGCCCGGCAACATCGTCGGCGAAATCAGTGCGTTGAACCGGATTCGCCGCGCGAACCCGGCATTGCAAACGCATCTGGGTCTCACGTTCCTCACCGCGCACAATGACAACATCCTGTTCTTCGAAAAAGCGACCGAAGCACGCGACAACGTGATCGTGGTGGCGATCAATCTCGACCCGTTCAACGAACAGGGCGCGGACATCGAATTGTCGTGGGACACTTTCAACCACTGGAATCTGCACGACCATGGCGCGCTGGAAGTGACCGACCAGATGACCGGCGCGCGTTTCGAATGGCACGGCCGCTGGCAGCACGTCCGGCTCGGTTCGGACCAGCCGTTTTCGATCTGGCGCATCGCGCCGCTCGGCGGCCTGCCCGCTGAACGCGCGGATGGTGCCGACAATGGCCTTCACGCAGACGACGCTGGCAACCCAATCCTGATGGAAGGTGCGACATGA
- the treS gene encoding maltose alpha-D-glucosyltransferase — protein MKRDDPAQSTSPTHTSATTGSAAKARSHRRGKPEALSNDPLWYKDAIIYQVHIKSFFDANNDGVGDFPGLIAKLDYIAELGVNAIWLLPFYPSPRRDDGYDIADYRNVHPDYGQLSDVKRFIQEAHARGIRVITELVINHTSDQHPWFQRARRAKPGSNHRNYYVWSETDQKYQETRIIFIDSEPSNWTHDPVAGAYFWHRFYSHQPDLNFDNPAVLKEVLQVMRFWLDMGIDGLRLDAVPYLVEREGTNNENLPETHAVLKKIRATIDAEYPNRMLLAEANQWPEDVKEYFGDEDECHMAFHFPLMPRIYMSIASEDRFPITDIMRQTPDLAETNQWAIFLRNHDELTLEMVTDSERDYLWNTYASDRRARLNLGIRRRLAPLMERDRRRIELINSLLLSMPGTPVIYYGDELGMGDNIHLGDRDGVRTPMQWSSDRNGGFSRADPEQLVLPPVMGSLYGFDAVNVEAQSRDPHSLLNWTRRMLATRRAKQTFGRGTIRFLKPENRKILAYLREMPDEPPILCVANLSRAPQAVELDLSEFNGTVPIEMTADSVFPAIGQLTYLLTFPPYGFLWFMLCSGSQRPTWAQAHSEPLPEFVTIVIREGQVGPTPENVRLLESEVLPSWLSRRRWFASKDQKMHAVRLAALTTIPNGGFAFTEIEADVGDHTERYVVPIAITWGGETTTPLFMQLALARVRRGRNVGHLTDAFSLPIFAHGVMRKLRERAVVPTVQKSEIKFIPSERFSELDDLGERPEIRWLAAEQSNSSLIVADAAVLKLVRRLVSGIHPEAEISRYLTQLGYANTAPLYGEVVRVDPEGVPHTLAILQGYIDNQGDAWNWSLDYLRRSVDELAIAVDSEAPSPDRDNEAILVDGYSALAGTIGKRLGELHMALASPSSDPAFAPELASAGQVEAWVDGTQAMLASALDLLAPRIPQMSDPDTQALAQSLIDRRAALVAAVSKLVPGDAGALRTRIHGDFHLGQVLVAQGDAYLIDFEGEPARTLEERRQKSSPLRDVAGLMRSLSYASAAAQSTMESAPPQTADRKRTLFERFRAHATEAFLKEYRAAIADSPTPLVTPEAEQSLLDLFLIEKAAYEIRYEAANRPTWLSLPVRGLASLTSRLLGDTGAPQHDPSTRAPDASASPNPAEGDYE, from the coding sequence ATGAAGCGTGACGATCCGGCCCAAAGCACATCGCCGACTCATACGAGCGCAACCACCGGCAGCGCGGCCAAAGCGCGTTCGCATCGGCGCGGCAAACCCGAGGCTCTCAGCAACGATCCGCTCTGGTATAAGGACGCGATCATTTATCAGGTGCACATCAAGTCGTTCTTCGACGCGAACAACGATGGCGTCGGCGATTTTCCGGGCTTGATCGCGAAGCTCGACTACATCGCCGAACTCGGCGTGAATGCGATCTGGCTGCTGCCGTTCTATCCGTCGCCGCGTCGCGACGACGGCTACGACATCGCCGATTACCGCAATGTGCATCCGGACTACGGCCAGCTTTCCGACGTGAAGCGCTTCATTCAGGAAGCGCATGCACGCGGCATCCGTGTCATTACGGAACTCGTCATCAACCATACGTCGGATCAACACCCGTGGTTTCAGCGCGCCCGCCGCGCGAAGCCGGGGTCGAATCATCGCAACTATTATGTGTGGTCCGAAACCGATCAGAAGTACCAGGAAACGCGGATCATCTTCATCGATTCGGAGCCGTCGAACTGGACGCACGATCCGGTCGCAGGCGCTTACTTCTGGCACCGCTTCTATTCGCACCAGCCCGATCTGAACTTCGACAATCCGGCCGTGCTGAAGGAAGTGCTGCAAGTGATGCGCTTCTGGCTCGACATGGGCATCGACGGGCTGCGGCTCGACGCGGTGCCGTATCTGGTCGAACGCGAAGGCACCAATAACGAGAATCTGCCGGAAACGCACGCGGTGCTGAAGAAAATCCGCGCGACCATCGACGCCGAGTATCCGAACCGCATGCTGCTCGCCGAGGCGAACCAGTGGCCGGAAGACGTGAAGGAATATTTCGGCGACGAAGACGAATGCCACATGGCGTTCCACTTCCCGCTGATGCCGCGCATCTACATGTCGATTGCGAGCGAAGACCGCTTTCCGATCACCGACATCATGCGGCAGACGCCGGACCTCGCGGAAACGAACCAGTGGGCGATTTTCCTGCGCAATCACGATGAACTGACGCTCGAAATGGTCACGGATTCCGAGCGCGATTACCTGTGGAACACCTATGCAAGCGATCGCCGCGCGCGCCTGAACCTCGGCATTCGCCGCCGCCTCGCGCCGCTGATGGAGCGCGACCGCCGCCGCATCGAGCTGATCAATTCGCTGCTGCTGTCGATGCCTGGCACGCCCGTGATCTATTACGGCGACGAACTCGGCATGGGCGACAACATCCACCTCGGCGACCGCGACGGCGTGCGCACGCCGATGCAATGGTCGTCGGATCGCAACGGCGGATTCTCGCGCGCCGATCCTGAACAACTGGTGCTGCCGCCGGTGATGGGTTCGTTGTACGGCTTCGACGCTGTCAATGTCGAGGCGCAAAGCCGCGATCCGCACTCGCTGCTGAACTGGACCCGGCGCATGCTCGCCACGCGCCGGGCGAAACAAACCTTCGGACGCGGCACGATTCGTTTCCTGAAGCCGGAAAACCGCAAGATTCTCGCGTATCTGCGCGAAATGCCGGACGAGCCGCCGATCCTGTGCGTGGCGAATCTGTCGCGCGCGCCGCAAGCGGTGGAACTCGATCTGTCTGAGTTCAACGGAACGGTGCCGATAGAAATGACCGCGGATTCCGTGTTTCCGGCGATCGGCCAGCTCACTTATCTGCTGACCTTCCCGCCGTACGGCTTCCTGTGGTTCATGTTGTGTTCGGGCAGCCAGCGTCCGACGTGGGCGCAGGCGCATTCGGAGCCGCTGCCGGAATTCGTCACGATTGTGATTCGCGAGGGTCAGGTCGGCCCGACCCCGGAAAACGTCCGGCTGCTCGAATCCGAAGTGCTGCCGTCGTGGCTGAGCCGGCGCCGCTGGTTTGCCTCGAAGGATCAGAAGATGCATGCCGTGCGCCTCGCCGCATTGACGACGATCCCCAACGGCGGTTTCGCGTTCACCGAAATCGAAGCCGACGTGGGCGATCACACCGAGCGCTACGTGGTGCCGATCGCGATCACGTGGGGCGGCGAGACTACCACGCCGCTGTTCATGCAACTGGCTCTCGCACGCGTGCGCCGCGGCCGCAACGTCGGCCATCTGACGGACGCGTTCTCGCTGCCTATCTTCGCTCATGGCGTGATGCGCAAGCTGCGCGAACGCGCGGTCGTGCCGACCGTGCAGAAGAGCGAGATCAAGTTCATCCCGAGCGAGCGCTTCTCCGAACTCGACGATCTCGGCGAACGGCCCGAGATTCGCTGGCTGGCGGCCGAACAGAGCAACAGCTCGCTGATCGTCGCCGATGCCGCGGTGCTGAAACTGGTGCGGCGTCTGGTGAGCGGCATTCATCCCGAAGCGGAAATCAGCCGCTATCTGACCCAGCTCGGCTACGCCAACACCGCGCCGCTGTACGGCGAAGTGGTACGCGTCGACCCCGAAGGCGTGCCGCATACGCTCGCGATCCTGCAAGGCTATATCGACAATCAGGGTGATGCCTGGAACTGGTCGCTCGACTATCTGCGCCGCTCGGTGGACGAGCTCGCCATCGCCGTCGATTCGGAAGCACCATCGCCGGACCGCGACAACGAAGCGATTCTCGTGGACGGCTACAGCGCGTTGGCCGGCACCATCGGTAAGCGGCTCGGCGAACTGCACATGGCGCTGGCGTCGCCTTCCAGCGACCCGGCATTCGCCCCGGAACTCGCCAGCGCCGGGCAGGTAGAGGCGTGGGTCGACGGCACGCAAGCCATGCTCGCCAGCGCACTCGATCTGCTCGCACCGCGCATCCCGCAGATGAGCGACCCGGACACCCAGGCGTTGGCGCAAAGCCTGATCGATCGCCGCGCCGCGCTGGTCGCCGCGGTCAGCAAGCTGGTGCCGGGCGATGCGGGCGCGCTGCGTACCCGCATTCACGGTGACTTCCATCTGGGTCAGGTGCTGGTCGCGCAGGGCGACGCGTATCTGATCGACTTCGAAGGCGAACCCGCGCGCACGTTAGAGGAGCGGCGTCAGAAGTCGAGTCCTTTGCGCGACGTGGCCGGATTGATGCGCTCGCTGTCGTATGCGAGCGCGGCGGCGCAGTCCACTATGGAAAGCGCGCCACCGCAGACCGCCGATCGCAAACGCACGCTCTTCGAGCGTTTCCGCGCGCACGCTACTGAAGCATTCCTGAAGGAGTACCGCGCAGCCATCGCGGATTCGCCGACGCCGCTGGTGACGCCCGAAGCCGAACAGTCCTTGCTCGATCTGTTCCTGATCGAGAAAGCCGCTTACGAAATCCGTTACGAAGCGGCTAACCGTCCGACGTGGCTCAGTTTGCCGGTGCGCGGCCTCGCCTCGCTCACCAGCCGGTTGCTCGGCGACACCGGCGCACCGCAGCACGATCCGTCAACCCGGGCACCAGACGCCTCCGCATCGCCGAACCCGGCCGAGGGCGACTATGAGTGA